In Phaseolus vulgaris cultivar G19833 unplaced genomic scaffold, P. vulgaris v2.0 scaffold_17, whole genome shotgun sequence, the sequence TGTTTGATGAATTATAATCATTGGTGAGAATGGCCAGTTTGTGATTGGAAATCTAGGGTAACTGTAGAGTCAAGGTTTTCTTTTTTGGTAATCATAGTATTGGTACCTATTATTCATTGGGTGTTGTAGCGTACAGAATGTGGATACTTCCCTCTTAATGTGGATACTTGAGCCAACCAATGTTGGTCAAGGTGTGTTTAGAATTGAAAGTGGCAACATAGTTATTCATCCtttagtattttaattttaatggaCTGTATTCATTGGatcaaagttgttttttttttggatggTTATGGATTGGACTACAGAACATCTGATGGATCATTATTGTtcacaagtgaaaagttcttcaAGGCGGTCTCAATTTTCAGATGCTTTGGAAATGTTTCACGAGCCTAACATTCTTCCACATGTGTTGTTCTTGTCTTTTTCGTTGATATCAATTTGCAAGCAAAATTATTGCACTTTTCTTTATCAGTGCCTGGGTAGGTTATCTGAAAATCCTTTCTTCCAAATTTCAACTTAGATTGAATTTGGGGTCAATTTAGAAGCTTGTGGGGGACATCCAACTGTTTTGTTTCATCAATTGCTGTCAGAATGATTTCTTCCTATCATTCTCACTAGGTTCTAATGGAATTCCACAAGAATTATGCTAGAGGCTTCAAATTTAATGAAATTTCAATGTCTTCAAGTAGAAGTCATTCAATTCTGACCTCTTTGTAAGCAGGTGGGATTATGAGTTGGGTATTGTCAAGGTGGCGCACCAACACTCAGTCTCTCCACCAAAATTGTTTGTCTCTTGTTAGAGGAGCTGAATTCCTTATTCTGAAGGGGAAAATGATGGGTTGTCAAAATCCTGTTTTTTTTCACTGAAATGTTGTCTTAAGTGTCGAAAGTGAAATTTTGCcgaatttttttatatccatATCAACTTTTTGTTATCCCTTTCTATACATGTGCTCTTACACTTGTAATTCTGTATTATATTTTTCCTGTGCACGTAGAAATACTTTGTATTTTGGTGCGCGTATCCTCGCTTTTTCTTGCTCTACTGTTTATCTAATTTCAGTCAATCACTAAATTTGTCATTCTCTTTCCAGATGTTCCATTTGATGCCAACTCCGCAGGGAAGCTATTATGTATTGAATGACATATTCCGTTTGAACTATGCATGAAGATAGACCCAGCAAATACATGGGCTGAAAGGCCATAGAAGAAGTTTGCCCTATAGCTAGCTGTTTCAGATTTgacatttgaaatttaaaaaggGTTATTTTTGGTTGGTTGTGTTGAATCCTTAATTGTGTCTGTTGTGTTTAGAATTTTCTGTTGTGACtgatttgaaaaaaaacctTCAAGGGTAAATTGTTGAAAGATTACTGGGTATTGGAGATTGAAAACTTTAATATATTTGTGATCTGAGATATTGGGTCCAAGCATCTTGACCCATTTTACCtctataaattagtttatgctTGCAGTCATAACATAATGTTTTGTTCACCTAAGGTAAGAAGCGGGATGTTTATCTTTTCTCTTTTTCCCAGAAAAGATAATCAATTTAGATGTTATTGTTGTGTAATTATTGTGGTTAAAATGGGGTTGTTGGTTTGTAAATATAGACTTCTATGGCACAATGTTGAGTAGCTGGTTTCAAACCTGAATGGTGATTATTTTCTGGACACTTGTTTagtgttaataaaaaattattttcattggAGAGATGATCAGATGATGCTGATCAGTAGTGTTACACATACAGGTGAGTGATATAAATAAGATTAATCCCTTTACCCAGCAATGTGAATTTGACTTGCATTTGCGGTTATGTCAATGACGGCTGATTAAATCAAATCTGTATCGGCTATAGCTTCCATACAGACTTGCCAAATTCggtaataaaataagataaacgAGAAAGAAAACCTCTATTTAACATTGTAGTGGTTGGGACCTCTTTACGTGGTAACACCCCAGAGCGAGAGTGTTGCTTATGGGTTTGTCACTGTAACAATGAGAGCAATGTTGACGGTAGTACTAACATATCATCCAACGATGCTATATTTTCAGATGCCATCTACAACTCAGGGAAATGCGATAGAAACTTAATCCATTCAATTTGAAACCCCACTCTACATGCATTCAACACAATTCTATATTTTACAATCCAACAATGTTCACGTCATTATCACTATACAATCAAGACTGTCTCAAACTAATAAGTCAGCTAGTAAGCATCTAAAATACAAAGACCGTCGAAATGGTTATTCAGAAATTAATCATTCAAAAGAATGAGAATTAGCAAGGGTAGCGTTGCTCCTAGGGAAATGGATATAAGTCATCTTCCATAAATAAGGCATTCCCCACAGAAGTGGTTGATGATACTTCGTCACTCGTACCCGCCACAAGTTCAGCCTGCCAAATATTGACAAGTTATGCATTGACAGCACAAAGCAACTGCACTCTATAGTCAAAATGGTTGATAGCTTTATAGTATATGTTTACTACTTTGGATCTTTTAGGATGTAAGGAGTTTCAGAATATAGAGTACTAAAACACTCAAGTTCTTCAAGTTTTGTGTCCAAACAGATTGAGTACGGAATGCTCAACGGAAGCCTCATGCAATACAATGTCTTAAATTTTCAAGTAGTGGCAAACTAAGAGACAATGACTATGACCACTCTGATAAAAGGCATACACTTGACACTGtcgtttttaaaataatttacctTAGATTGACGATATTTCTCAAGCATGCGACGATATTGGTCACGAGCATCTGGTGAGTCGACCATGGACATCACCCGTGAAACAGCCTTTTCAATTTCTACATCCACCTTCTGTTTTCGGAACACCTTGAGAatatcttcatcttcatcatcattttcattAATGTCCATCTCTGGTCGGAAACCTCGTAAACCAGCTCCTTTTCTTCTCCATCGTAGCACGACCTTGTCCAAGATTCCAACTGCCCATAATACCTTGTAATGCTTCCTAACCTGGTAACCCCTCACATGAGCCTGCCCAAATAAAATAGAATTTGGTTGACATCAATGATGTTAAAGATCAAAGTATGCACGCCAATGTTTGgtattaaaatcaaaattattcaCCTTACAAAGAATCATTAAGTACTATTTCTGTATAACTTATGAAAAATATACACGTAGTTCTTGGTATTCATTTTTTCCAGGCAAACACTAAAGTTGACATTTATTACCTGTATCTTCACTACTTTTTGGCGCAATGATAAGAAATCTTTGCGACCTTTCCAACCACGATATTTCTTCTGAATTGATAAAGCAGCTGAATTATGTTCACGTGAGCTTCGAAAGGCAAGTTTTGACATAGCAGAAATTTCTTGAATGCTACCAATGCCACCTACACTCGTACCACAACTATTTATACCTTCTCTTGCTCTCCGTTTTCTAAAAGAATGTGACCGAAAAGCCGATTGTATCCGCGCAGCTGCCTGAGTTACATTTCTGACAGCAGCCAAGGTATGTTTGAGTGACGCCTGATCCTCATTGGCAGCAAGATTTTCCTTGGAGACACTGGTAACAGTCATATCTGCCTGAAGCTGGGCAGAACTTTTAGATAATTCACTCTCTTCCAGTACAAGTGATGATAGGTGGCTTGTCACAGCTACCTCTGAAAGATATCCTGCTAGTCCCTTGTTCCCATTGCTGGCTGCAATAGATGCAGCAGTTTTACCGATTGGGTCTTGTGCAGTTGGATCTGTCACAGCTCCAGCAGATGCTCCAGAAGCTACAAGTGAAGCGACCATTTTTTCCCTACATAGAATAACAAAACTTCAGGAAAATAACATCCAAAATACTTTAAAATGGAACAGGTAATTTTACTTCATGATCATCAGTTCCAGCAAAAGACTGGATGAACCAATTATCGTTATTAATTAGAAATTAAAGTCCACATTTGCCTTTATTGATTATATACATGATCAACTAATTTCTGATGAGAAGCAAGCATGCTACATGCGGGTTTGTTAAACCCTCAATGTTGCCAACAGCCAACCAACCTAACACAGTCTGCATCTCTAGAAATTCAATTTTCAGACTTGAATATCTGAAATGCTTATCATATATTTTGTCTAGCACTTAGGGCTTTAATACATTTCTTGTCCTTGTTATCTTTCCTTCCATCTGTTTTCTATTCTTCCAAGGAAAGAAATTTATTCACATATTTTACCAAGCACGTGTTGTTTCCTCAAAACTATAAGAATGCATGTTTTCCCTAACTTCGTTAACAAGCCTTGTATAGCAATATTAACATATTTCACCAAAGTTAAATAATCAGTTAACATAAGCAAGCCCTCTAGATTTCTATTACCTTCCGAAACGGGCAGCCCAATGAAGGGCAGTCCACCCACTGATGTCACGGAAATTTATATTCACTCCACAACTAAGAATAGGGTTCAAGGCCCACTCAAAACCCAACCCAGCAACCATGTGAATAATGCCTTGCTCTTTCTTGGACAGAGAGCAGTCTGTCTCTTCATCTCTTTCCTGAGATCTGTAAGAAAGCCACTGTTGAAGCTTATCCTTTAGAAGTTCTTCGAGAAGCCAATCAGTAGTACTAGTCGACGTACCACCACCAACTAGAAGAGTCTCTATAATATGGCTCCATGAGTCATCATCAGCTTTCTGTTTTATGAGAGGAATTCCCGATTCTATGTTGTCATTCTTTATTGTTGATGTAGAAAGAAGCATCTGCCCTAATCTAACAAGTAATAACAGCTCTTCAGGACTTCTAGTGGCTTCTGTTTTCAATTGAGTACATTGGGTGCAACTATAGGTCTTGTCGCGATATTCAAACTCTCTGACTTCACTGCAGGACTCCCGGTTTCCAGAAGTAATGCACAGAGTAACCTTTCCGGGAAGGTAAGGTGGAGCTTCACAACAGATTACACCATCATGAATTATCTGAACAGGAACTTCAACATCACCAAGCATGCATGCCCAGGTAGAATCTGAGGGGTGACAGAGAAAAGACCCAACAATGATGACCTACGCAGAGAGAATGGAGCTTTAGGAATCAAATTTTGACAAAATCAACACAAAATAAAGCTTCAAGATAACAAAGTTGACAGAGAAAAAAAGTGATACTCCTCTTATTCAGTCTTAAATGTCCAAAGACACAAGCTAGATTAACATTTCCCTAAcctaattatttataaatagactGAGATTTATATATAATTGCTTTACACCATCACTACaacaagaatttt encodes:
- the LOC137817127 gene encoding calmodulin-binding transcription activator 4 isoform X4, with the translated sequence MNHITYDFVCYEYDINDLHHEAQARWLKPAEVMYILQNHEKFLLTQEPPQQPTSGSLFLFNKRVLRFFRKDGHNWRKKRDGRTVGEAHERLKVGNVEALNCYYAHGEQNPSFQRRSYWMLDPEYEHIVLVHYRNTSEGRLSSGAGAQLSPSSSSAFCQSPSPYSNQNPGSTSTLVDSYEPNQSFSSSGTTEVTSDIFILSNKMDHMDGTDAESGTSSELVVTQALRRLEVQLSLNEDSFEDIAPFCNKHEAAHDPNLLHNQTVISNQDQSAAFSGSDDQGLFYDEYKGGQGDGGECYHELIDHGYPDGNEKALWTGVLGSCESSTSVKLPPKNVYLTAGNENSVSFLGRVLVPVSNQEESHWLNFNSDNSQSSVFSPPQGVGEVKFPAYSSMVETRVTNSDYYGTFFDQSQIVAPLDADSSLTIAHKQKFTIKTLSPEWGYATETTKVIIVGSFLCHPSDSTWACMLGDVEVPVQIIHDGVICCEAPPYLPGKVTLCITSGNRESCSEVREFEYRDKTYSCTQCTQLKTEATRSPEELLLLVRLGQMLLSTSTIKNDNIESGIPLIKQKADDDSWSHIIETLLVGGGTSTSTTDWLLEELLKDKLQQWLSYRSQERDEETDCSLSKKEQGIIHMVAGLGFEWALNPILSCGVNINFRDISGWTALHWAARFGREKMVASLVASGASAGAVTDPTAQDPIGKTAASIAASNGNKGLAGYLSEVAVTSHLSSLVLEESELSKSSAQLQADMTVTSVSKENLAANEDQASLKHTLAAVRNVTQAAARIQSAFRSHSFRKRRAREGINSCGTSVGGIGSIQEISAMSKLAFRSSREHNSAALSIQKKYRGWKGRKDFLSLRQKVVKIQAHVRGYQVRKHYKVLWAVGILDKVVLRWRRKGAGLRGFRPEMDINENDDEDEDILKVFRKQKVDVEIEKAVSRVMSMVDSPDARDQYRRMLEKYRQSKAELVAGTSDEVSSTTSVGNALFMEDDLYPFP
- the LOC137817127 gene encoding calmodulin-binding transcription activator 4 isoform X1, which codes for MNHITYDFVCYEYDINDLHHEAQARWLKPAEVMYILQNHEKFLLTQEPPQQPTSGSLFLFNKRVLRFFRKDGHNWRKKRDGRTVGEAHERLKVGNVEALNCYYAHGEQNPSFQRRSYWMLDPEYEHIVLVHYRNTSEGRLSSGAGAQLSPSSSSAFCQSPSPYSNQNPGSTSTLVDSYEPNQSFSSSGTTEVTSDIFILSNKMDHMDGTDAESGTSSELVVTQALRRLEVQLSLNEDSFEDIAPFCNKHEAAHDPNLLHNQTVISNQDQSAAFSGSDDQGLFYDEYKGGQGDGGECYHELIDHGYPDGNEKALWTGVLGSCESSTSVKLPPKNVYLTAGNQENSVSFLGRVLVPVSNQEESHWLNFNSDNSQSSAVFSPPQGVGEVKFPAYSSMVETRVTNSDYYGTFFDQSQIVAPLDADSSLTIAHKQKFTIKTLSPEWGYATETTKVIIVGSFLCHPSDSTWACMLGDVEVPVQIIHDGVICCEAPPYLPGKVTLCITSGNRESCSEVREFEYRDKTYSCTQCTQLKTEATRSPEELLLLVRLGQMLLSTSTIKNDNIESGIPLIKQKADDDSWSHIIETLLVGGGTSTSTTDWLLEELLKDKLQQWLSYRSQERDEETDCSLSKKEQGIIHMVAGLGFEWALNPILSCGVNINFRDISGWTALHWAARFGREKMVASLVASGASAGAVTDPTAQDPIGKTAASIAASNGNKGLAGYLSEVAVTSHLSSLVLEESELSKSSAQLQADMTVTSVSKENLAANEDQASLKHTLAAVRNVTQAAARIQSAFRSHSFRKRRAREGINSCGTSVGGIGSIQEISAMSKLAFRSSREHNSAALSIQKKYRGWKGRKDFLSLRQKVVKIQAHVRGYQVRKHYKVLWAVGILDKVVLRWRRKGAGLRGFRPEMDINENDDEDEDILKVFRKQKVDVEIEKAVSRVMSMVDSPDARDQYRRMLEKYRQSKAELVAGTSDEVSSTTSVGNALFMEDDLYPFP
- the LOC137817127 gene encoding calmodulin-binding transcription activator 4 isoform X3, translated to MNHITYDFVCYEYDINDLHHEAQARWLKPAEVMYILQNHEKFLLTQEPPQQPTSGSLFLFNKRVLRFFRKDGHNWRKKRDGRTVGEAHERLKVGNVEALNCYYAHGEQNPSFQRRSYWMLDPEYEHIVLVHYRNTSEGRLSSGAGAQLSPSSSSAFCQSPSPYSNQNPGSTSTLVDSYEPNQSFSSSGTTEVTSDIFILSNKMDHMDGTDAESGTSSELVVTQALRRLEVQLSLNEDSFEDIAPFCNKHEAAHDPNLLHNQTVISNQDQSAAFSGSDDQGLFYDEYKGGQGDGGECYHELIDHGYPDGNEKALWTGVLGSCESSTSVKLPPKNVYLTAGNENSVSFLGRVLVPVSNQEESHWLNFNSDNSQSSAVFSPPQGVGEVKFPAYSSMVETRVTNSDYYGTFFDQSQIVAPLDADSSLTIAHKQKFTIKTLSPEWGYATETTKVIIVGSFLCHPSDSTWACMLGDVEVPVQIIHDGVICCEAPPYLPGKVTLCITSGNRESCSEVREFEYRDKTYSCTQCTQLKTEATRSPEELLLLVRLGQMLLSTSTIKNDNIESGIPLIKQKADDDSWSHIIETLLVGGGTSTSTTDWLLEELLKDKLQQWLSYRSQERDEETDCSLSKKEQGIIHMVAGLGFEWALNPILSCGVNINFRDISGWTALHWAARFGREKMVASLVASGASAGAVTDPTAQDPIGKTAASIAASNGNKGLAGYLSEVAVTSHLSSLVLEESELSKSSAQLQADMTVTSVSKENLAANEDQASLKHTLAAVRNVTQAAARIQSAFRSHSFRKRRAREGINSCGTSVGGIGSIQEISAMSKLAFRSSREHNSAALSIQKKYRGWKGRKDFLSLRQKVVKIQAHVRGYQVRKHYKVLWAVGILDKVVLRWRRKGAGLRGFRPEMDINENDDEDEDILKVFRKQKVDVEIEKAVSRVMSMVDSPDARDQYRRMLEKYRQSKAELVAGTSDEVSSTTSVGNALFMEDDLYPFP
- the LOC137817127 gene encoding calmodulin-binding transcription activator 4 isoform X9, giving the protein MYILQNHEKFLLTQEPPQQPTSGSLFLFNKRVLRFFRKDGHNWRKKRDGRTVGEAHERLKVGNVEALNCYYAHGEQNPSFQRRSYWMLDPEYEHIVLVHYRNTSEGRLSSGAGAQLSPSSSSAFCQSPSPYSNQNPGSTSTLVDSYEPNQSFSSSGTTEVTSDIFILSNKMDHMDGTDAESGTSSELVVTQALRRLEVQLSLNEDSFEDIAPFCNKHEAAHDPNLLHNQTVISNQDQSAAFSGSDDQGLFYDEYKGGQGDGGECYHELIDHGYPDGNEKALWTGVLGSCESSTSVKLPPKNVYLTAGNQENSVSFLGRVLVPVSNQEESHWLNFNSDNSQSSAVFSPPQGVGEVKFPAYSSMVETRVTNSDYYGTFFDQSQIVAPLDADSSLTIAHKQKFTIKTLSPEWGYATETTKVIIVGSFLCHPSDSTWACMLGDVEVPVQIIHDGVICCEAPPYLPGKVTLCITSGNRESCSEVREFEYRDKTYSCTQCTQLKTEATRSPEELLLLVRLGQMLLSTSTIKNDNIESGIPLIKQKADDDSWSHIIETLLVGGGTSTSTTDWLLEELLKDKLQQWLSYRSQERDEETDCSLSKKEQGIIHMVAGLGFEWALNPILSCGVNINFRDISGWTALHWAARFGREKMVASLVASGASAGAVTDPTAQDPIGKTAASIAASNGNKGLAGYLSEVAVTSHLSSLVLEESELSKSSAQLQADMTVTSVSKENLAANEDQASLKHTLAAVRNVTQAAARIQSAFRSHSFRKRRAREGINSCGTSVGGIGSIQEISAMSKLAFRSSREHNSAALSIQKKYRGWKGRKDFLSLRQKVVKIQAHVRGYQVRKHYKVLWAVGILDKVVLRWRRKGAGLRGFRPEMDINENDDEDEDILKVFRKQKVDVEIEKAVSRVMSMVDSPDARDQYRRMLEKYRQSKAELVAGTSDEVSSTTSVGNALFMEDDLYPFP
- the LOC137817127 gene encoding calmodulin-binding transcription activator 4 isoform X6, which produces MTPGYEYDINDLHHEAQARWLKPAEVMYILQNHEKFLLTQEPPQQPTSGSLFLFNKRVLRFFRKDGHNWRKKRDGRTVGEAHERLKVGNVEALNCYYAHGEQNPSFQRRSYWMLDPEYEHIVLVHYRNTSEGRLSSGAGAQLSPSSSSAFCQSPSPYSNQNPGSTSTLVDSYEPNQSFSSSGTTEVTSDIFILSNKMDHMDGTDAESGTSSELVVTQALRRLEVQLSLNEDSFEDIAPFCNKHEAAHDPNLLHNQTVISNQDQSAAFSGSDDQGLFYDEYKGGQGDGGECYHELIDHGYPDGNEKALWTGVLGSCESSTSVKLPPKNVYLTAGNQENSVSFLGRVLVPVSNQEESHWLNFNSDNSQSSVFSPPQGVGEVKFPAYSSMVETRVTNSDYYGTFFDQSQIVAPLDADSSLTIAHKQKFTIKTLSPEWGYATETTKVIIVGSFLCHPSDSTWACMLGDVEVPVQIIHDGVICCEAPPYLPGKVTLCITSGNRESCSEVREFEYRDKTYSCTQCTQLKTEATRSPEELLLLVRLGQMLLSTSTIKNDNIESGIPLIKQKADDDSWSHIIETLLVGGGTSTSTTDWLLEELLKDKLQQWLSYRSQERDEETDCSLSKKEQGIIHMVAGLGFEWALNPILSCGVNINFRDISGWTALHWAARFGREKMVASLVASGASAGAVTDPTAQDPIGKTAASIAASNGNKGLAGYLSEVAVTSHLSSLVLEESELSKSSAQLQADMTVTSVSKENLAANEDQASLKHTLAAVRNVTQAAARIQSAFRSHSFRKRRAREGINSCGTSVGGIGSIQEISAMSKLAFRSSREHNSAALSIQKKYRGWKGRKDFLSLRQKVVKIQAHVRGYQVRKHYKVLWAVGILDKVVLRWRRKGAGLRGFRPEMDINENDDEDEDILKVFRKQKVDVEIEKAVSRVMSMVDSPDARDQYRRMLEKYRQSKAELVAGTSDEVSSTTSVGNALFMEDDLYPFP
- the LOC137817127 gene encoding calmodulin-binding transcription activator 4 isoform X7; translated protein: MTPGYEYDINDLHHEAQARWLKPAEVMYILQNHEKFLLTQEPPQQPTSGSLFLFNKRVLRFFRKDGHNWRKKRDGRTVGEAHERLKVGNVEALNCYYAHGEQNPSFQRRSYWMLDPEYEHIVLVHYRNTSEGRLSSGAGAQLSPSSSSAFCQSPSPYSNQNPGSTSTLVDSYEPNQSFSSSGTTEVTSDIFILSNKMDHMDGTDAESGTSSELVVTQALRRLEVQLSLNEDSFEDIAPFCNKHEAAHDPNLLHNQTVISNQDQSAAFSGSDDQGLFYDEYKGGQGDGGECYHELIDHGYPDGNEKALWTGVLGSCESSTSVKLPPKNVYLTAGNENSVSFLGRVLVPVSNQEESHWLNFNSDNSQSSAVFSPPQGVGEVKFPAYSSMVETRVTNSDYYGTFFDQSQIVAPLDADSSLTIAHKQKFTIKTLSPEWGYATETTKVIIVGSFLCHPSDSTWACMLGDVEVPVQIIHDGVICCEAPPYLPGKVTLCITSGNRESCSEVREFEYRDKTYSCTQCTQLKTEATRSPEELLLLVRLGQMLLSTSTIKNDNIESGIPLIKQKADDDSWSHIIETLLVGGGTSTSTTDWLLEELLKDKLQQWLSYRSQERDEETDCSLSKKEQGIIHMVAGLGFEWALNPILSCGVNINFRDISGWTALHWAARFGREKMVASLVASGASAGAVTDPTAQDPIGKTAASIAASNGNKGLAGYLSEVAVTSHLSSLVLEESELSKSSAQLQADMTVTSVSKENLAANEDQASLKHTLAAVRNVTQAAARIQSAFRSHSFRKRRAREGINSCGTSVGGIGSIQEISAMSKLAFRSSREHNSAALSIQKKYRGWKGRKDFLSLRQKVVKIQAHVRGYQVRKHYKVLWAVGILDKVVLRWRRKGAGLRGFRPEMDINENDDEDEDILKVFRKQKVDVEIEKAVSRVMSMVDSPDARDQYRRMLEKYRQSKAELVAGTSDEVSSTTSVGNALFMEDDLYPFP
- the LOC137817127 gene encoding calmodulin-binding transcription activator 4 isoform X2; translation: MNHITYDFVCYEYDINDLHHEAQARWLKPAEVMYILQNHEKFLLTQEPPQQPTSGSLFLFNKRVLRFFRKDGHNWRKKRDGRTVGEAHERLKVGNVEALNCYYAHGEQNPSFQRRSYWMLDPEYEHIVLVHYRNTSEGRLSSGAGAQLSPSSSSAFCQSPSPYSNQNPGSTSTLVDSYEPNQSFSSSGTTEVTSDIFILSNKMDHMDGTDAESGTSSELVVTQALRRLEVQLSLNEDSFEDIAPFCNKHEAAHDPNLLHNQTVISNQDQSAAFSGSDDQGLFYDEYKGGQGDGGECYHELIDHGYPDGNEKALWTGVLGSCESSTSVKLPPKNVYLTAGNQENSVSFLGRVLVPVSNQEESHWLNFNSDNSQSSVFSPPQGVGEVKFPAYSSMVETRVTNSDYYGTFFDQSQIVAPLDADSSLTIAHKQKFTIKTLSPEWGYATETTKVIIVGSFLCHPSDSTWACMLGDVEVPVQIIHDGVICCEAPPYLPGKVTLCITSGNRESCSEVREFEYRDKTYSCTQCTQLKTEATRSPEELLLLVRLGQMLLSTSTIKNDNIESGIPLIKQKADDDSWSHIIETLLVGGGTSTSTTDWLLEELLKDKLQQWLSYRSQERDEETDCSLSKKEQGIIHMVAGLGFEWALNPILSCGVNINFRDISGWTALHWAARFGREKMVASLVASGASAGAVTDPTAQDPIGKTAASIAASNGNKGLAGYLSEVAVTSHLSSLVLEESELSKSSAQLQADMTVTSVSKENLAANEDQASLKHTLAAVRNVTQAAARIQSAFRSHSFRKRRAREGINSCGTSVGGIGSIQEISAMSKLAFRSSREHNSAALSIQKKYRGWKGRKDFLSLRQKVVKIQAHVRGYQVRKHYKVLWAVGILDKVVLRWRRKGAGLRGFRPEMDINENDDEDEDILKVFRKQKVDVEIEKAVSRVMSMVDSPDARDQYRRMLEKYRQSKAELVAGTSDEVSSTTSVGNALFMEDDLYPFP
- the LOC137817127 gene encoding calmodulin-binding transcription activator 4 isoform X5, which produces MTPGYEYDINDLHHEAQARWLKPAEVMYILQNHEKFLLTQEPPQQPTSGSLFLFNKRVLRFFRKDGHNWRKKRDGRTVGEAHERLKVGNVEALNCYYAHGEQNPSFQRRSYWMLDPEYEHIVLVHYRNTSEGRLSSGAGAQLSPSSSSAFCQSPSPYSNQNPGSTSTLVDSYEPNQSFSSSGTTEVTSDIFILSNKMDHMDGTDAESGTSSELVVTQALRRLEVQLSLNEDSFEDIAPFCNKHEAAHDPNLLHNQTVISNQDQSAAFSGSDDQGLFYDEYKGGQGDGGECYHELIDHGYPDGNEKALWTGVLGSCESSTSVKLPPKNVYLTAGNQENSVSFLGRVLVPVSNQEESHWLNFNSDNSQSSAVFSPPQGVGEVKFPAYSSMVETRVTNSDYYGTFFDQSQIVAPLDADSSLTIAHKQKFTIKTLSPEWGYATETTKVIIVGSFLCHPSDSTWACMLGDVEVPVQIIHDGVICCEAPPYLPGKVTLCITSGNRESCSEVREFEYRDKTYSCTQCTQLKTEATRSPEELLLLVRLGQMLLSTSTIKNDNIESGIPLIKQKADDDSWSHIIETLLVGGGTSTSTTDWLLEELLKDKLQQWLSYRSQERDEETDCSLSKKEQGIIHMVAGLGFEWALNPILSCGVNINFRDISGWTALHWAARFGREKMVASLVASGASAGAVTDPTAQDPIGKTAASIAASNGNKGLAGYLSEVAVTSHLSSLVLEESELSKSSAQLQADMTVTSVSKENLAANEDQASLKHTLAAVRNVTQAAARIQSAFRSHSFRKRRAREGINSCGTSVGGIGSIQEISAMSKLAFRSSREHNSAALSIQKKYRGWKGRKDFLSLRQKVVKIQAHVRGYQVRKHYKVLWAVGILDKVVLRWRRKGAGLRGFRPEMDINENDDEDEDILKVFRKQKVDVEIEKAVSRVMSMVDSPDARDQYRRMLEKYRQSKAELVAGTSDEVSSTTSVGNALFMEDDLYPFP
- the LOC137817127 gene encoding calmodulin-binding transcription activator 4 isoform X10, whose translation is MYILQNHEKFLLTQEPPQQPTSGSLFLFNKRVLRFFRKDGHNWRKKRDGRTVGEAHERLKVGNVEALNCYYAHGEQNPSFQRRSYWMLDPEYEHIVLVHYRNTSEGRLSSGAGAQLSPSSSSAFCQSPSPYSNQNPGSTSTLVDSYEPNQSFSSSGTTEVTSDIFILSNKMDHMDGTDAESGTSSELVVTQALRRLEVQLSLNEDSFEDIAPFCNKHEAAHDPNLLHNQTVISNQDQSAAFSGSDDQGLFYDEYKGGQGDGGECYHELIDHGYPDGNEKALWTGVLGSCESSTSVKLPPKNVYLTAGNENSVSFLGRVLVPVSNQEESHWLNFNSDNSQSSVFSPPQGVGEVKFPAYSSMVETRVTNSDYYGTFFDQSQIVAPLDADSSLTIAHKQKFTIKTLSPEWGYATETTKVIIVGSFLCHPSDSTWACMLGDVEVPVQIIHDGVICCEAPPYLPGKVTLCITSGNRESCSEVREFEYRDKTYSCTQCTQLKTEATRSPEELLLLVRLGQMLLSTSTIKNDNIESGIPLIKQKADDDSWSHIIETLLVGGGTSTSTTDWLLEELLKDKLQQWLSYRSQERDEETDCSLSKKEQGIIHMVAGLGFEWALNPILSCGVNINFRDISGWTALHWAARFGREKMVASLVASGASAGAVTDPTAQDPIGKTAASIAASNGNKGLAGYLSEVAVTSHLSSLVLEESELSKSSAQLQADMTVTSVSKENLAANEDQASLKHTLAAVRNVTQAAARIQSAFRSHSFRKRRAREGINSCGTSVGGIGSIQEISAMSKLAFRSSREHNSAALSIQKKYRGWKGRKDFLSLRQKVVKIQAHVRGYQVRKHYKVLWAVGILDKVVLRWRRKGAGLRGFRPEMDINENDDEDEDILKVFRKQKVDVEIEKAVSRVMSMVDSPDARDQYRRMLEKYRQSKAELVAGTSDEVSSTTSVGNALFMEDDLYPFP